Proteins encoded together in one Candidatus Sulfotelmatobacter sp. window:
- a CDS encoding kelch repeat-containing protein, whose protein sequence is MRTLILLSLGTLLAISATAQKWNRYGPGTRSQSTAIYDSSTNQMIVFGGQHTPTVTDFHDVWAVKNVISSGATADNLNWIAVPTAGLPPHDRFGHTAVYNPTSNRMIVFGGGTGFPGPCVNDLWILKNPNSVGGTATWSQLVASGTLPPIREGHTAVYDPSANTMVIFGGTDCSGHYYNDLWILTNADGSTGTPTWAQAQPLGTAPGGRSQASAIYDSVHHVMTVFAGGGASKFNDVWTLANATGTTGTPTWTELSPSGTAPIARSGQVAIYDSANNRMVVHGGMSGSSRNDTWILSDANGIGGSPAWTQLTPTDTAPYRASDSVIYDPVSNTMVIFGGTSQLPLTFTDDHVFSLTNANGLGSGSTWSQQGPAPRGHPSAGYDAATDQMIVFGGQTASSGVGPLNDVWSEVGVVAAGQASSVGTNWVQVFPSGTPPAPRFGQTGIYDSNSNRMIIFGGGSSTTSCLRDVWLLDDANSANGTPDWISVTPSGTEPSARMNQTAVYDPTKNVLIVFGGTNCASGYFQDVWVLTNANGEGGTPTWTKLNTANTPPAARENSSAIYDSVNNVLLIYAGDAGGAGFSDVWALSNANGQAGTPRWREFSPAGTPPNGRTGQSTVYDSAHNRMIMFGGINAINGTRFLYDSWILSNANSLGGTPTWTAETVSGTAPERYFHAAFYSTADNDLVVFGGDSQIGTEDHIFILSSANGLK, encoded by the coding sequence TTGAGAACACTGATTTTATTGTCTCTGGGCACCCTGCTGGCGATTTCTGCGACGGCGCAAAAATGGAATCGCTACGGTCCCGGCACCCGCAGCCAGTCGACTGCCATTTACGATTCCTCGACCAACCAAATGATTGTTTTTGGAGGCCAGCACACTCCCACTGTCACTGACTTCCACGACGTGTGGGCAGTGAAGAATGTGATTTCCTCGGGAGCGACCGCCGACAACCTGAACTGGATCGCGGTCCCAACAGCCGGACTTCCGCCGCACGATCGCTTCGGACACACCGCCGTTTATAACCCCACCTCGAATCGAATGATCGTTTTCGGCGGCGGCACCGGCTTCCCCGGACCCTGCGTCAATGACCTCTGGATTTTGAAGAATCCGAATTCGGTCGGGGGTACCGCCACATGGTCTCAGCTCGTCGCTTCCGGAACCCTGCCGCCGATCCGCGAGGGACATACCGCGGTATATGACCCCAGCGCAAACACGATGGTGATCTTCGGCGGCACCGATTGCAGCGGGCACTACTACAATGATTTGTGGATACTCACGAATGCCGACGGCTCAACCGGCACGCCGACCTGGGCTCAGGCGCAACCCCTTGGCACCGCACCCGGCGGCCGCTCCCAGGCCAGTGCAATCTATGATTCCGTCCATCACGTCATGACCGTTTTCGCCGGCGGCGGCGCATCGAAGTTTAACGACGTCTGGACCCTGGCCAACGCCACGGGAACCACCGGAACTCCCACCTGGACCGAACTCTCGCCCAGCGGCACCGCGCCGATCGCACGCAGCGGACAGGTCGCCATCTACGATTCGGCGAATAATCGCATGGTGGTGCACGGTGGAATGAGCGGCAGCTCGAGAAATGACACATGGATTCTTAGCGATGCAAACGGCATCGGAGGTAGCCCAGCGTGGACGCAATTGACGCCTACCGACACCGCTCCCTATCGTGCCAGCGACAGCGTGATCTACGATCCCGTCTCCAACACGATGGTGATTTTCGGCGGCACCAGCCAGCTTCCGCTGACCTTTACCGACGATCACGTATTCTCACTGACCAACGCTAACGGATTAGGATCTGGATCCACATGGTCGCAACAGGGTCCCGCGCCACGGGGTCACCCGAGTGCTGGCTATGATGCGGCCACCGATCAGATGATCGTATTCGGCGGACAGACTGCTTCCTCCGGAGTCGGCCCGCTGAACGATGTCTGGTCCGAAGTCGGCGTTGTGGCGGCTGGCCAGGCGTCTTCCGTCGGCACCAATTGGGTGCAGGTTTTTCCTTCGGGCACGCCTCCCGCTCCTCGCTTTGGACAGACCGGAATCTACGACTCCAACAGCAATCGCATGATTATTTTTGGCGGCGGCTCCAGCACCACCAGCTGCCTGCGTGACGTTTGGCTTCTGGACGACGCAAACTCAGCTAATGGCACGCCGGACTGGATCAGCGTGACTCCATCGGGCACGGAGCCTTCGGCTCGCATGAACCAGACTGCGGTGTACGACCCGACGAAGAATGTGCTGATCGTTTTCGGCGGCACGAATTGCGCCTCCGGATATTTTCAGGACGTCTGGGTGCTTACCAATGCCAACGGGGAAGGCGGAACGCCCACCTGGACGAAGCTGAATACGGCGAATACGCCTCCGGCGGCGCGCGAGAACAGCAGCGCGATTTACGATTCGGTTAATAATGTTTTGCTGATCTACGCGGGCGATGCCGGCGGGGCCGGCTTCTCTGACGTGTGGGCCCTCTCGAACGCCAATGGGCAAGCGGGAACGCCACGGTGGCGCGAGTTTTCTCCGGCGGGCACACCTCCTAACGGTAGAACCGGCCAGAGCACGGTATATGATTCAGCGCATAACCGCATGATCATGTTTGGGGGCATTAACGCCATCAACGGCACCCGATTCCTATACGACTCCTGGATCCTCAGCAATGCCAACAGCCTGGGCGGGACTCCTACCTGGACCGCCGAAACTGTGAGTGG